Proteins encoded by one window of Tunturibacter psychrotolerans:
- a CDS encoding LIC_13387 family protein — MVAKILMVLSAGICLTLGVFHLVYTFRGPLLTPRDPALQISMSQVAPVITNETTMWRCWIGFNASHSMGLILFGLVFGFLASAHGELLFHSLFLLVVGLAMLGGFVVLCKLYFFSAPLRSISISLACYVASIAVSRASIMRS; from the coding sequence TTGGTCGCAAAGATTCTCATGGTTCTTAGTGCGGGCATTTGCCTTACGCTCGGAGTCTTCCACCTCGTCTACACCTTCCGGGGCCCATTGCTCACGCCTCGTGACCCGGCACTGCAAATCAGCATGAGCCAGGTCGCCCCCGTCATTACGAATGAAACAACGATGTGGCGGTGTTGGATTGGCTTCAATGCCAGCCACAGCATGGGACTTATTTTGTTCGGCTTGGTCTTCGGTTTTCTCGCATCGGCTCATGGCGAACTCCTCTTCCATTCGCTGTTCCTGCTCGTCGTCGGGCTGGCAATGCTTGGTGGCTTTGTTGTGCTCTGCAAGCTTTATTTTTTCAGTGCGCCTCTCAGAAGCATCAGCATTTCCTTGGCCTGCTATGTCGCCAGCATTGCGGTATCGCGGGCCTCGATAATGCGCTCCTGA
- a CDS encoding nuclear transport factor 2 family protein, which translates to MQTDRELLASAYKHFNARDIDAVLNLMHRDVDWPNLMENCRARGHAEVRDYWTRQWAIFDPHVEPTGFTPEPDDRTTVHVHQVVRDLTGKVLVDQMVQHVYLVQDGLIRSMEVRDSERS; encoded by the coding sequence ATGCAGACTGACCGCGAACTTCTCGCCTCCGCCTACAAGCACTTCAACGCACGCGACATCGACGCCGTCCTGAACCTCATGCATCGCGATGTAGATTGGCCAAACCTCATGGAAAACTGTCGCGCCCGCGGTCACGCAGAGGTTCGCGACTACTGGACGCGCCAGTGGGCCATCTTCGACCCTCACGTCGAACCGACCGGCTTCACCCCCGAACCCGATGACCGTACCACCGTTCACGTCCATCAGGTCGTTCGCGATCTCACCGGCAAAGTCCTCGTCGATCAGATGGTGCAACACGTCTACCTGGTACAGGATGGCCTCATCCGCAGCATGGAAGTCCGCGACAGCGAGCGGTCCTAA
- a CDS encoding zf-HC2 domain-containing protein produces MTSLSCQKCQSSFSAYLDGDVSGKQMQKIAKHLEDCADCRQDFASLRATQRVLSSVGQAKAPADLGLRLRLAISHEHSKRKSSWIDTVSLKWENAFRPLLLQVSAGFAGTVALVGGIAVLLGLFAAPEPVMANDEPLGAMTSPHYLYSSVNPHAILTDHDGVIVVEASVNSAGKVYDYRIVSGPESPAVQSQVVDQLLTSVFQPASVFGAPVRGRVVLTFSGISVRG; encoded by the coding sequence ATGACCTCCCTAAGTTGTCAGAAGTGCCAGTCTTCTTTCTCCGCGTATCTCGACGGCGATGTCAGCGGGAAGCAGATGCAAAAGATCGCGAAGCATCTGGAAGACTGTGCCGACTGCAGACAGGACTTCGCCTCCTTGCGCGCCACCCAGCGCGTGCTCTCAAGCGTGGGACAAGCGAAGGCTCCCGCCGATCTCGGGTTGAGGCTCAGGCTCGCTATCTCGCATGAGCATTCCAAGCGCAAATCGAGTTGGATCGACACGGTCAGTCTCAAGTGGGAGAACGCGTTCCGTCCTTTACTGCTGCAGGTTTCTGCAGGTTTCGCCGGCACTGTCGCTCTGGTCGGCGGCATCGCTGTTCTCCTCGGACTCTTCGCTGCACCAGAACCCGTCATGGCAAACGACGAGCCGCTCGGTGCGATGACCTCGCCCCACTATCTCTACTCCTCGGTCAATCCGCATGCCATCCTCACCGACCATGACGGCGTCATCGTCGTGGAGGCCAGCGTGAACTCAGCGGGGAAGGTCTACGACTATCGCATCGTCTCCGGCCCCGAAAGCCCGGCGGTTCAGAGCCAGGTAGTTGATCAGCTCCTGACCAGTGTCTTCCAGCCTGCCAGCGTCTTCGGCGCACCGGTTAGAGGTCGCGTCGTGCTGACCTTTTCAGGCATCTCCGTCCGCGGCTGA
- a CDS encoding RNA polymerase sigma factor → MQAGTIVGNLASAIGITTEDVALVADLKAGSEEAFAVLIAQYHQPLYSLIARSLNDPADAADITQEVFIKVFRSIRGFHGGSSLRTWLYRIALHEASNQRRWWSRHKKQEITIDSSFEADPDAENNHLSLAATLADRSDSPFDHAAQAEVRERVEAALRQIPEAFRTVVILREIEGFAYEEIAEILNVNLGTVKSRLTRGRSALRTILNADGIVPAASSESFPASQESKQQMVTR, encoded by the coding sequence ATGCAGGCGGGCACGATAGTGGGTAATCTAGCAAGCGCAATAGGCATCACCACCGAAGACGTAGCTCTGGTCGCCGACCTCAAAGCCGGATCCGAGGAGGCGTTCGCCGTCCTCATCGCGCAATATCATCAGCCTCTCTACTCCCTCATCGCCCGCAGCCTCAACGACCCCGCCGACGCAGCCGACATCACGCAGGAAGTCTTCATCAAGGTCTTCCGCAGCATCCGCGGCTTCCACGGCGGGTCCAGCCTGCGCACCTGGCTCTACCGCATCGCTCTCCACGAGGCCTCGAATCAGAGACGCTGGTGGTCGCGCCACAAGAAACAGGAGATCACCATCGACTCCTCTTTCGAAGCCGACCCCGACGCCGAGAACAATCACCTGAGCCTCGCCGCAACCCTTGCCGATCGCTCCGACTCTCCCTTCGACCACGCCGCCCAAGCCGAAGTTCGCGAGCGCGTTGAAGCCGCCCTCCGGCAAATTCCAGAGGCCTTCCGCACGGTCGTTATCCTGCGAGAGATCGAAGGCTTCGCCTACGAAGAGATCGCCGAGATTCTCAACGTCAACCTTGGCACAGTGAAATCGCGACTCACCCGCGGCCGTTCCGCCCTTCGCACAATCCTGAATGCGGATGGCATCGTGCCCGCAGCAAGTTCTGAGTCTTTTCCGGCCTCTCAGGAATCGAAGCAGCAGATGGTGACACGATGA
- a CDS encoding tyrosine-type recombinase/integrase translates to MSVLFNHAIRREFLPQGTNPITMVRQSGKRMRTPDILEVHELVAGGLVRPAFASDRAMVLLDTVTGLRRSELIGLKWLDVNFEDLELSVTRSVYRQRVGRCKAEISRKPVPLDPWVAEELLTWKLAAPYNQSKDWVFASTRKKGKQPYSPDSLLKRSIRPAAERVKIAKHIGWHTFRRTFTTLLKANGEDVKVVQELLRQATVKMTLEVYA, encoded by the coding sequence ATGAGCGTCTTGTTCAATCACGCCATCCGTCGCGAGTTCCTGCCTCAGGGCACGAATCCGATCACGATGGTGCGGCAGAGTGGGAAGCGGATGAGGACTCCGGACATTCTTGAAGTGCATGAGTTGGTGGCTGGTGGCCTTGTTCGACCAGCTTTCGCATCGGACCGGGCCATGGTTCTGCTCGATACTGTCACCGGGCTGCGCCGCAGCGAGTTGATCGGACTCAAATGGCTGGATGTGAACTTCGAAGATCTGGAGCTATCCGTTACGCGTTCGGTCTACCGGCAAAGGGTAGGGCGGTGTAAGGCGGAGATCTCGCGGAAGCCGGTTCCGCTCGATCCGTGGGTCGCGGAGGAACTGCTGACCTGGAAGCTCGCCGCTCCTTACAACCAGTCGAAGGACTGGGTCTTCGCCAGTACGCGGAAGAAGGGGAAGCAGCCCTACAGTCCGGACTCTCTGCTAAAGCGGAGTATTCGTCCGGCTGCGGAAAGGGTAAAGATCGCGAAGCACATCGGCTGGCATACGTTCCGGCGCACCTTTACCACCTTGCTCAAGGCCAATGGCGAGGATGTCAAAGTGGTGCAGGAGCTACTGCGGCAAGCAACGGTGAAGATGACCCTTGAGGTCTATGCATAG
- a CDS encoding FtsX-like permease family protein yields the protein MKYSSLRVVPGPGMFEPYTQEVWPSMALMHVVLRTKADPVSAIGAARHIIQDLDAGIPLAEVSTLTAITQRSMATNMFSMLVVGFFGALALVLAAVGIYGIIAYSASQRTREIAIRIALGAQRGDVFGMVLGQGLRLAALGILFGVLNALLVGRVLAESLYGVSASDPLTLGCVALLIIVVALAASFLPARRAAATAPMEALRGD from the coding sequence ATGAAATATTCCTCCCTGCGTGTGGTGCCCGGCCCAGGCATGTTCGAACCGTACACGCAGGAGGTTTGGCCATCGATGGCGCTGATGCACGTCGTTCTCCGCACGAAAGCCGACCCTGTCAGCGCGATCGGAGCGGCACGTCATATCATTCAAGATCTCGATGCCGGGATACCGCTGGCTGAGGTTTCCACGCTCACTGCCATTACGCAACGCTCCATGGCGACCAATATGTTCTCGATGCTGGTCGTCGGCTTCTTCGGAGCGCTCGCGCTGGTCCTCGCCGCTGTCGGTATCTACGGAATCATCGCGTATTCCGCGAGCCAGCGAACACGGGAGATTGCGATCCGCATCGCGCTAGGAGCCCAGCGAGGTGATGTGTTCGGCATGGTGCTCGGCCAAGGACTCCGCCTCGCTGCTCTGGGCATTTTGTTCGGCGTTCTCAATGCTCTGCTGGTTGGCCGGGTGCTGGCTGAATCGCTCTATGGTGTGAGCGCGTCCGATCCGCTAACACTCGGATGCGTTGCTCTGTTGATCATTGTAGTGGCCCTGGCAGCCAGCTTCCTGCCGGCTCGCCGCGCAGCCGCAACCGCTCCGATGGAGGCTCTGCGGGGCGATTGA
- the hrpB gene encoding ATP-dependent helicase HrpB: MSLRPVLPIDAILPEILASLNCTSNLVIEAPPGAGKTTRVPPAMLDLVHGEIIVLEPRRIAARMAARRVASEIGEAVGETIGYQVRFEEKMGPRTRLRFVTEGILIRRLLTDATLKGIDAVILDEFHERHQESDLALALLKRLQRTRPELRLIVMSATLDATPIAQYLGDCPTLRSEGRLFPLSVRHLPYSPAPLHAQVKDAVQMLLAEQHSGNILLFLPGIAEIRRAARECEALARQAGLVVLPLHGDLSPAEQDRAVLPSVERKLILATNVAESSVTVEGVNAVIDSGLARMSTYSSWTGLPTLQISRISKASSVQRAGRAGRTGPGQVLRLYPQEDFLLRPEHDLPEIERADLSQLLLTLRAMKIEHPDDLDWLDAPPAEAVQVSESLLDRIGATGEMVQRLVRFPLHPRLSRIVVEALDRGVGYDGCRAVAMLSIGLRSDKNDLLAALDQPPDHQLREHTSQLTRLAHAPKQARHNENELLLSLLSGFPDRVARRRTGNQLLLSTGISAELIGHPPASEFLLAIEAEDRKENSLPLIRLVSRVEPEWLLELFPDHINETSSLEWNRGTERVERVRALLYDKLVLEESRGNAPESEAADLLARKVLESGIENFVDKDALEQLRARIAFAGLDETRADQTVRDLCVGLHSLRDFREAAKNFIVLLQQQPDARLLEKLAPSSVKLPSGRYTKIHYEHGRPPWIASRLQDFFGMHDTPRVGPQSTPLVIHLLAPNHRAVQTTTDLSGFWQRLYPQVRRELMRRYPRHAWPEQPGIFK; the protein is encoded by the coding sequence GTGAGCCTAAGGCCCGTCCTACCAATAGATGCAATTCTGCCAGAAATCCTTGCGTCCCTTAATTGCACCTCAAATCTGGTGATTGAAGCGCCCCCGGGAGCGGGCAAGACAACGCGTGTCCCGCCAGCGATGCTCGACTTGGTCCACGGCGAAATCATAGTGCTGGAGCCGCGCCGGATCGCTGCGAGAATGGCGGCTCGCAGAGTCGCGTCGGAGATAGGCGAAGCGGTTGGCGAGACGATCGGCTATCAGGTCCGCTTCGAAGAGAAGATGGGACCGCGTACAAGATTGCGATTTGTGACAGAGGGTATCCTGATCCGCCGGCTGCTGACCGACGCAACGCTCAAAGGTATCGACGCCGTGATTCTCGACGAATTTCACGAGCGCCACCAGGAAAGCGATCTCGCGCTGGCGCTCCTGAAACGCCTGCAGCGAACGCGACCTGAACTGCGGCTGATCGTGATGTCCGCGACGCTTGATGCCACGCCTATCGCTCAATATCTCGGAGACTGCCCGACACTTCGTTCTGAAGGACGCCTCTTTCCGTTGTCGGTACGGCATCTTCCCTACTCGCCCGCGCCTCTACACGCACAGGTAAAAGATGCTGTCCAGATGCTGCTGGCGGAGCAGCACTCTGGCAATATTCTCCTGTTCCTGCCCGGTATTGCGGAGATCCGTCGGGCGGCGCGAGAGTGTGAGGCGCTTGCCCGGCAGGCGGGGTTGGTGGTATTGCCGTTGCACGGGGATCTTTCGCCGGCCGAGCAGGACCGCGCCGTGCTGCCCTCCGTCGAAAGAAAGCTGATCCTCGCCACGAACGTCGCCGAGAGCTCCGTCACAGTCGAAGGGGTCAACGCGGTTATCGACAGCGGACTGGCGCGGATGTCGACCTACTCCTCCTGGACTGGACTACCAACGTTGCAGATCAGCCGTATCAGCAAGGCATCTTCTGTCCAGAGGGCTGGACGAGCTGGACGTACCGGACCAGGGCAGGTTCTTCGTCTCTACCCTCAAGAGGACTTTCTGCTACGTCCAGAACACGACCTGCCAGAGATCGAACGCGCCGATCTATCTCAACTGTTGCTCACCCTGCGGGCGATGAAGATCGAACATCCGGATGATCTTGACTGGCTCGACGCTCCACCGGCTGAGGCGGTTCAGGTCTCCGAGTCGTTACTCGACCGCATAGGCGCCACCGGAGAGATGGTGCAACGGCTGGTCCGGTTCCCTCTGCATCCGCGACTGTCTCGAATCGTAGTAGAGGCTCTCGATCGAGGAGTCGGATACGACGGATGCCGAGCTGTTGCCATGCTTAGCATCGGCTTGCGAAGCGATAAGAACGATCTACTGGCGGCACTGGATCAACCACCGGACCATCAACTGCGCGAGCATACCAGCCAGCTAACCCGATTGGCACATGCCCCCAAACAGGCTCGTCATAACGAGAATGAGCTGCTGCTTTCGCTGCTGTCGGGTTTTCCTGATCGAGTCGCTCGCCGTCGAACAGGCAATCAATTATTGTTGTCGACAGGCATCTCGGCCGAACTAATCGGCCATCCACCAGCCTCTGAGTTCCTGCTCGCCATCGAGGCGGAGGATCGCAAGGAAAATTCGCTGCCCCTTATTCGCCTGGTCTCACGTGTCGAACCGGAGTGGCTGCTCGAACTCTTTCCCGATCACATCAATGAGACGTCGAGCCTGGAATGGAATCGCGGCACCGAGCGAGTCGAACGCGTTCGCGCCCTGCTCTACGACAAGCTGGTGCTCGAGGAATCTCGCGGCAATGCGCCCGAATCCGAAGCCGCCGACTTGTTAGCCCGTAAGGTTCTTGAATCGGGCATAGAAAACTTTGTGGACAAGGACGCTCTCGAACAACTCCGTGCTCGCATAGCGTTCGCAGGATTGGACGAGACGAGGGCAGATCAAACGGTACGTGACTTGTGTGTGGGGCTGCACAGTCTCCGTGACTTCCGAGAGGCTGCAAAAAACTTTATCGTCCTGCTTCAACAACAGCCTGACGCGCGTCTTCTGGAGAAGCTGGCTCCGAGCAGTGTTAAGCTTCCCAGCGGACGTTATACCAAGATTCACTACGAGCATGGGCGGCCACCCTGGATAGCGTCGCGCCTGCAGGACTTCTTTGGTATGCACGACACACCGCGTGTCGGACCCCAGTCAACACCACTTGTCATCCATCTGCTGGCTCCGAATCATCGTGCCGTCCAAACGACAACGGATCTCTCAGGATTCTGGCAGCGCCTGTACCCTCAGGTGCGTCGAGAACTGATGCGTCGATATCCCAGGCACGCATGGCCCGAGCAACCCGGTATCTTCAAATAA
- the pulA gene encoding pullulanase-type alpha-1,6-glucosidase, which produces MKIFIGIHRLLGIAKFSVLLLLLCVLAGPAHAADPTIPSGKIRIHYHRPDGNYSGWTVYAFDNTTEDTGNYGGGPVQVTGTDSFGAYFDVGVTAGAQEVGIIIHNPTAPGGDQKDTPNNLFVDPSTEGFEYWGYSGIGKLYKSQPSLTNPTALLPGYARIHYFRPDGNYANWTAYAFNDTAEYTGDFNSGLTGVTNFDSYGAYFDISLIPNPKDLGFIIHNISTGVKDPGPDMHLDVATNTQAWVISGNATVFPTTPTPTQILNSLLNVEQAYWLDRQRVAIQPQFAQSGDTFAISSSLTGGLSVTPTGVTGGNSIPLTISGALTPDELLRYPQLSGYTVLQLPENTQVSVLQTALKGQLAFSAVGSNGMLQYATGMQFAGVLDDLYYYPGRLGVVFHHWDDKDWRDWPDDEDCAVKLKVWAPTAQSVSLQIFDRESDTAPSSVVPMHNHNGVWVACGDSSWKDKYYLYSVNVWVSADGAVDTNVTSDPYSIDIGLNGTKSRVTDLASSETKPAGWDEETSPALRSFSDVSVYELHIRDFSVNDLTVPSAHRGFYEAFEDQDSDGMKHLRSLASSGLKAVHILPSFHFASVNEDKSQWIIPSGLAAYPPDGEQQQAAVAASQTSPAYNWGYDPVHYMTPEGSYAINPDDRVREYRGMVHGLHKAGLRVVQDVVFNHTNASGEGPNSNLDEVVPNYYHRLDANGNLETGSCCPDTASEHRMMEKLIIDTLVLNARDYKIDGFRFDILSFMFTYNIKNIQKALYSLTPEKDGVDGSKIYLYGEGFNFGDTANNQIGPNASQINLYGFGVGTFNDRIRDGIHGGSPFTDERVQGFATGLFTDPSDYTNANPPSNGQQNQLLQYSDWIDVGLAGNLRDYSFIDSAGTTVTGAQVNYNGQPTGYTKSPFEAVNYASVHDNQDLFDQVQLKSSFKDSIATRARRQVMGMSLVSLGEGVPFFQAGDDLLRSKDMDQNSYNSGDWFNKIDWSGKTANWGIGLPIASQNQPQWPIMMPLLSDPAYTPLPANIAYTETAFDELLNIRYSSELFRMATFEEVQRNLTFLNTGPNQTPGLIVMKLDANGGNYGIYKHIVVVFNATNESATFTNSRLEGLPLHLHPVQRKSSDPVTRQSTFNSKEGTATVPGLTTAVFVAETE; this is translated from the coding sequence ATGAAGATCTTCATTGGAATACACCGACTTCTGGGCATAGCCAAGTTCTCCGTCCTTCTGCTTCTTCTGTGCGTTTTGGCAGGCCCGGCCCATGCGGCTGATCCGACCATCCCTTCGGGGAAGATACGCATTCACTACCATCGACCGGATGGCAACTACAGCGGTTGGACGGTCTATGCCTTTGATAACACTACGGAAGACACTGGCAACTATGGGGGCGGTCCGGTTCAAGTGACTGGCACGGACAGCTTCGGTGCGTATTTCGACGTTGGAGTGACAGCCGGCGCGCAAGAAGTTGGGATTATTATTCACAATCCGACGGCACCGGGTGGAGACCAGAAAGACACTCCAAACAACCTGTTTGTCGATCCTTCAACGGAGGGCTTCGAGTATTGGGGTTATAGCGGCATCGGCAAACTGTATAAGAGCCAGCCAAGCCTGACCAATCCTACCGCCCTGTTGCCCGGATATGCTCGCATCCACTACTTCCGGCCGGATGGGAATTATGCAAACTGGACCGCCTATGCCTTCAACGACACTGCGGAATATACCGGCGACTTCAACAGCGGACTGACTGGAGTGACCAACTTTGACTCCTATGGTGCGTACTTTGACATAAGCCTGATTCCGAATCCGAAGGATCTTGGATTCATCATCCACAACATTTCCACGGGGGTGAAGGATCCCGGGCCTGACATGCATCTGGATGTCGCCACCAATACCCAGGCGTGGGTAATTTCTGGTAACGCGACAGTCTTCCCTACAACGCCGACTCCGACCCAGATCCTGAATAGTTTGTTGAACGTGGAGCAGGCTTACTGGCTCGATCGCCAACGAGTGGCCATCCAGCCGCAATTTGCCCAAAGCGGAGATACCTTCGCGATCAGCTCCAGCCTTACCGGCGGGTTATCCGTAACTCCCACTGGCGTCACTGGAGGCAACAGTATTCCACTGACGATTAGCGGAGCCCTGACTCCAGATGAGTTGCTACGCTACCCGCAGTTGAGTGGCTACACCGTCCTCCAGCTACCGGAGAATACGCAGGTTTCGGTCCTACAGACGGCTCTGAAGGGACAGCTCGCTTTTTCGGCAGTCGGATCGAACGGAATGCTGCAGTATGCCACTGGGATGCAGTTCGCCGGCGTTCTGGATGATCTTTATTACTACCCAGGCAGACTTGGCGTCGTCTTCCACCATTGGGATGACAAAGACTGGCGTGACTGGCCCGATGATGAGGACTGTGCCGTGAAGCTTAAGGTATGGGCTCCAACTGCGCAGAGTGTTTCGTTGCAGATCTTCGACCGCGAATCCGATACGGCCCCTTCGTCCGTCGTCCCGATGCATAACCATAATGGTGTATGGGTAGCATGCGGGGATTCCAGTTGGAAAGATAAGTACTATCTCTACAGCGTGAATGTCTGGGTGTCAGCCGACGGTGCGGTGGACACAAACGTAACCAGCGATCCTTATTCCATCGACATCGGATTGAATGGAACCAAGAGCAGAGTTACCGATCTTGCCTCCAGTGAGACGAAGCCTGCAGGCTGGGACGAGGAGACTTCGCCTGCGCTGAGAAGCTTCAGCGACGTGAGCGTGTATGAGCTGCACATTCGCGACTTCAGCGTGAACGATCTCACCGTTCCATCGGCTCATCGCGGCTTCTACGAGGCCTTCGAAGACCAAGACTCCGACGGCATGAAGCATCTTCGCTCTTTGGCTTCCAGTGGGCTAAAGGCAGTTCATATCCTGCCTTCCTTCCACTTCGCGAGTGTGAATGAAGACAAATCCCAATGGATCATTCCCTCTGGTCTTGCGGCATATCCGCCAGACGGGGAGCAGCAGCAGGCGGCCGTCGCAGCCAGTCAGACCAGTCCTGCGTATAACTGGGGTTACGATCCCGTGCACTATATGACGCCGGAGGGCAGCTACGCGATAAATCCCGATGACCGCGTGCGCGAATATCGAGGAATGGTACATGGGCTTCACAAGGCAGGACTGCGTGTGGTCCAAGATGTGGTATTCAACCACACGAACGCCAGCGGCGAAGGTCCCAACTCCAATCTCGACGAGGTAGTGCCCAATTACTATCACCGCCTTGATGCGAATGGAAACCTTGAAACAGGTTCGTGCTGTCCGGATACAGCGAGCGAACACCGCATGATGGAAAAGCTAATCATCGACACCCTCGTGCTCAACGCGAGGGACTATAAGATCGATGGCTTTCGTTTCGACATCTTGAGCTTCATGTTTACCTACAATATTAAAAACATTCAGAAAGCTCTGTATTCGCTCACTCCCGAAAAAGACGGTGTGGATGGATCCAAGATCTACTTGTATGGAGAGGGTTTCAACTTTGGAGACACTGCGAACAATCAAATAGGGCCAAATGCCTCGCAGATTAACCTCTACGGTTTTGGCGTTGGCACCTTCAACGACCGCATCCGCGATGGCATTCACGGTGGTAGTCCGTTCACCGATGAGCGGGTACAAGGATTTGCCACAGGACTCTTCACCGATCCAAGCGATTACACCAATGCGAACCCTCCATCGAACGGTCAGCAAAACCAATTGCTCCAATACTCCGATTGGATCGACGTAGGACTTGCAGGAAACCTGCGCGACTACAGCTTTATCGACAGTGCAGGGACGACAGTAACCGGAGCTCAGGTGAACTACAACGGACAACCGACGGGATACACCAAGAGTCCGTTTGAGGCCGTGAACTATGCCTCTGTCCACGACAATCAGGATCTCTTCGATCAGGTGCAGCTAAAGTCGAGCTTCAAAGATAGCATTGCGACTCGCGCCCGCAGGCAAGTGATGGGCATGAGCCTGGTTTCTCTGGGGGAGGGGGTTCCTTTCTTCCAGGCCGGTGACGATCTCCTGCGCTCGAAGGACATGGACCAGAACAGCTATAACTCCGGAGACTGGTTTAACAAGATCGACTGGAGTGGCAAGACAGCAAACTGGGGGATCGGTTTGCCCATTGCAAGTCAGAACCAGCCCCAGTGGCCGATCATGATGCCGCTGCTTAGTGATCCTGCTTACACGCCGCTTCCCGCGAATATTGCATATACTGAGACGGCTTTCGATGAACTGTTGAATATCCGCTACAGCTCAGAGTTGTTCCGTATGGCGACGTTTGAGGAAGTGCAGCGGAATCTTACCTTTCTGAACACGGGGCCAAACCAAACGCCGGGACTGATCGTAATGAAGCTGGATGCGAATGGCGGCAACTACGGAATCTACAAACACATCGTGGTAGTCTTCAACGCAACCAATGAGTCAGCAACTTTTACCAATAGTCGGCTCGAAGGATTGCCTCTGCATCTGCACCCGGTGCAGCGAAAATCAAGCGACCCAGTAACGAGGCAATCCACCTTTAACTCAAAAGAAGGCACTGCTACAGTCCCTGGGCTCACAACAGCGGTCTTTGTGGCCGAAACCGAATAG